The following are from one region of the Hymenobacter radiodurans genome:
- a CDS encoding DUF4394 domain-containing protein: MFPQNAPNVGTLLAVGNLDLNAGPGSNFDIGDTTNTGYAVLITTGSTELYTINLATDKATSKGVFGRSSGGIGTSGFTVGLGF; this comes from the coding sequence TTGTTTCCACAAAACGCGCCCAATGTAGGAACGTTGCTAGCGGTTGGTAATCTGGATCTTAACGCCGGCCCCGGCAGCAACTTCGATATCGGGGACACCACCAACACGGGCTATGCTGTTTTGATTACTACCGGTAGTACAGAGCTGTATACGATCAATTTGGCCACGGACAAAGCTACCAGCAAAGGCGTGTTTGGCAGAAGCTCAGGGGGCATCGGCACAAGCGGCTTTACCGTTGGCTTAGGATTCTAA
- a CDS encoding translocation/assembly module TamB domain-containing protein, with the protein MNKALLDNVSLTYKNAPSAQYINTRVGQAEITADNIDLRNSRVALNTLRLRNTTFAYAQNENVPVEERIINPAEAVRDLNESVEKATGEEASWVVTLKKSDISDVDVAFDNFNEPAQKTRVRGMDYNHLKFTDLILNTENLFYSENRTTGRIVNLAGKEQSGFEVESATADVIFDSVQTRLDNLDLITPHTRIRRTLAMGYESLDALADTKKLGQLRIEGDLRETRLGFRDILYLSPDLANTPPFTTGANQSVLVSGRVNGRVGDFRVQNLDVVGFRNTVLRASGRIQGLPEVDRRLYTDLNIAQFTTTAADIKSLAPAGTIPPEYQLPPRIAVSGTFQGRPTAMVFDTNLKVNTSFGNATAVVNMEPGPAGREPITARFSVQNFNVGAVLRDPTIGRVTTTGRLNARGLDPATMQGRLVADVQRAEYNDYTYRDIAATVDIDRNRYVIAAESKTDPNLNLDVLATVNLRDANNPSYEVSSLNLRGANLTALGFYTGGDLRVQGNLTANLSGADANSINGTFSGQNVVVVRDNQPFAFGVLEGKIVQQPGRSAVDVTSDIFTVKLDGNTPLGDLATVLQQHIDRYFDLPDVRYVAGGPARNFTFDVRVLEPRPISALVPGLTKISPFNLTGGFDSRDANLTLNSRIPVIIYDGYRLDSTQLTIASDPQKLDYALRMRQASQDTSLRLPNPSITGNVANNKVATNVRVGESDNNQLLNLAGVLQVLNQGDAYAFSFDENLVVNNQKWTVALNNEVRYTLASGAIRADNVRLSQGQQFIELQTLPGAEYPLQARLGNLDLNMLAVAGGLQDSLVGGTLNGQAVVRSIGQPRQAFTADMTLSSLAYNKSIIGDLSLNATNPTADRYQVDARLTGGPNNNEVRATGYYLAAGALDMAINVARLNLNTAEPFALGEVKEMTGYLTGQFTVKGTTNAPQLRGTLNTNDAGFTLTQLGAPFTLPNESLTFDEQGIKFQDFTILDSLNNKAEINGYVYTKNYIDDYRFQLRAVTNDFLAVQSTQRDNEIFYGKLLVDSDTRITGDLALPRIRTTATVVEGSNLTVAVPNDEAVAVEREGIVEFIDLSAPLDTMLARQAPVDSAQTAEGFDIAAVVTVTDETPFTIIIDQASGDNLKVRAAGTLNTAIDPAGTITLSGRLDVTEGKYAMSLYDLASREFEIAQGSSIVWSGDPYNAQTNVTAIFNVKTAPAELLAGQGEADESLQTIGRNQLPFEVLLKVNGDLLKPIISFDIQLPEDTRTQLRPQIENRLAQLRQPSQSDELNKQVFSLLVLERFLAANPFESSGGSLVAEQLRGSASQVLTSQLNKLTGSYLSNLGVELGVNSQADFSSGSEKTRTDLNVAVRRQLFNDRVTVRLGTDVPLAGGNQASSGQQSVSNFAGDVSIEYDILANGRLRLRAYRNNAYGDIDGQYVRNGASLIFQRDYKTLADLFQGIDKDVKVERKQNRKREKQEEKAVKDTVQTVATPRREAGRLARRQTTSGR; encoded by the coding sequence TTGAATAAAGCGTTGCTCGACAACGTCAGTCTGACGTACAAAAATGCTCCCTCGGCTCAGTATATCAACACCCGCGTAGGGCAGGCCGAAATCACGGCCGATAACATTGACCTGCGCAACTCACGCGTGGCGCTGAACACACTGCGTTTGCGCAACACGACATTTGCCTACGCTCAAAACGAAAACGTGCCCGTTGAGGAACGCATTATTAACCCCGCCGAGGCCGTGCGCGACTTGAACGAATCAGTGGAAAAAGCCACTGGCGAGGAAGCCAGTTGGGTCGTCACGCTTAAGAAGTCCGACATCAGCGACGTAGATGTCGCCTTCGACAACTTCAACGAGCCGGCCCAAAAAACCCGCGTGCGGGGCATGGACTACAATCATCTAAAATTCACCGACCTGATTCTGAACACGGAGAACCTGTTTTACTCCGAGAATCGCACCACCGGCCGCATCGTGAACTTGGCGGGTAAGGAGCAGAGCGGGTTTGAGGTGGAAAGCGCCACTGCTGATGTAATCTTCGACTCGGTGCAAACCCGCCTCGACAACCTCGACCTGATTACGCCCCACACCCGCATTCGGCGCACGCTAGCCATGGGCTACGAAAGCCTGGATGCGCTGGCCGATACCAAGAAACTCGGCCAGTTGCGTATTGAAGGCGACCTACGCGAAACGCGCCTCGGCTTCCGCGATATTCTGTATTTATCGCCTGATCTGGCCAATACGCCGCCTTTTACTACGGGCGCCAATCAATCGGTGCTGGTGAGTGGGCGCGTAAATGGCCGCGTGGGCGACTTCCGGGTGCAAAACCTGGATGTGGTTGGCTTCCGCAATACGGTATTGCGGGCCAGTGGCCGGATTCAGGGCTTGCCCGAAGTGGACCGCCGCCTGTACACCGACCTCAACATTGCGCAGTTTACGACCACCGCAGCCGACATTAAGAGCTTAGCGCCAGCCGGCACCATTCCACCAGAATATCAATTGCCACCGCGCATTGCGGTATCAGGCACGTTTCAGGGACGCCCAACGGCGATGGTGTTTGACACTAATCTGAAAGTGAATACCAGCTTCGGCAACGCGACGGCCGTAGTAAATATGGAGCCTGGCCCCGCCGGCCGCGAGCCCATTACGGCCCGCTTCTCAGTGCAAAACTTCAACGTGGGCGCCGTTCTCCGCGACCCCACAATTGGCCGCGTGACAACCACCGGCCGCCTCAACGCCCGCGGCCTCGATCCGGCCACTATGCAGGGCCGCCTAGTGGCCGACGTGCAGCGGGCCGAGTACAATGACTACACGTACCGCGACATCGCGGCCACCGTCGACATCGACCGCAACCGCTACGTGATTGCGGCCGAAAGCAAAACCGATCCTAACCTGAATCTGGATGTGCTGGCTACCGTGAATCTGCGCGACGCTAACAACCCAAGCTACGAAGTGTCGTCGCTGAACCTGCGGGGGGCAAATTTGACCGCGCTGGGCTTCTACACCGGCGGCGACCTGCGCGTGCAGGGCAACCTGACGGCCAACCTCAGCGGAGCCGATGCGAACTCGATCAACGGTACGTTCTCGGGACAAAATGTGGTCGTGGTGCGCGATAATCAGCCCTTTGCTTTTGGAGTGCTGGAAGGCAAAATCGTGCAGCAGCCCGGCCGCTCCGCGGTAGACGTGACCTCCGATATTTTTACGGTGAAGCTAGACGGCAACACGCCGCTGGGCGACTTAGCAACGGTACTTCAGCAACACATCGACCGCTACTTCGACCTCCCCGATGTGCGCTACGTAGCGGGTGGTCCGGCGCGCAACTTCACTTTCGATGTGCGCGTGCTGGAGCCCCGCCCGATTTCGGCGCTGGTGCCAGGCTTAACGAAGATTTCGCCCTTTAACCTGACCGGCGGCTTTGACAGCCGGGATGCTAACCTGACATTGAATAGCCGTATTCCGGTCATCATTTACGATGGCTACCGGCTCGATTCCACGCAGCTCACCATTGCTTCTGACCCTCAAAAGCTGGATTACGCACTGCGCATGCGCCAGGCTAGCCAGGATACCAGTCTGCGCCTGCCCAACCCCAGCATAACGGGCAACGTGGCCAACAATAAAGTGGCTACCAATGTGCGTGTTGGTGAATCAGACAACAATCAATTGCTGAATCTGGCGGGAGTGCTGCAAGTGCTAAACCAGGGCGATGCGTATGCGTTCAGCTTCGACGAAAACTTGGTAGTAAACAACCAGAAGTGGACGGTAGCGCTCAACAACGAGGTGCGCTACACCCTGGCTTCGGGTGCCATCCGAGCCGATAATGTACGCCTGAGTCAGGGTCAGCAATTTATTGAATTGCAGACGCTGCCGGGGGCTGAATATCCGCTGCAGGCGCGCTTGGGCAACCTCGACTTGAATATGCTGGCCGTAGCGGGCGGCTTGCAGGACTCGCTGGTAGGCGGTACGCTCAACGGGCAGGCGGTAGTGCGAAGCATAGGCCAGCCGCGCCAAGCCTTTACCGCCGATATGACGCTGAGCAGCTTGGCCTACAACAAGTCGATTATCGGTGACTTATCGTTGAATGCGACCAACCCCACCGCCGACCGTTATCAGGTAGATGCTCGCCTGACGGGTGGCCCCAACAACAACGAAGTACGAGCCACTGGTTACTACTTGGCGGCTGGTGCGTTGGATATGGCTATCAACGTGGCTCGTCTCAATCTGAATACGGCTGAGCCGTTTGCGCTCGGCGAAGTAAAGGAAATGACCGGCTACCTCACGGGGCAGTTTACGGTGAAGGGGACCACAAATGCCCCCCAGCTGCGCGGTACGCTCAATACCAACGACGCCGGCTTTACGCTAACCCAACTTGGGGCCCCCTTTACGCTGCCCAACGAGAGCCTGACCTTCGATGAGCAGGGTATCAAGTTTCAGGACTTTACCATCCTCGATTCACTGAATAATAAGGCCGAAATCAACGGCTACGTGTACACCAAGAACTACATTGATGATTACCGCTTTCAGCTACGGGCCGTGACCAATGACTTCCTGGCCGTGCAAAGCACCCAGCGCGACAACGAAATATTTTACGGTAAGCTGCTGGTCGATTCGGACACGCGCATTACCGGCGACCTCGCACTGCCACGCATTCGCACCACGGCTACCGTGGTGGAAGGCTCCAATCTGACGGTGGCGGTGCCCAACGACGAGGCCGTAGCCGTGGAGCGGGAGGGAATTGTGGAATTCATTGACCTCAGCGCGCCGCTCGATACCATGCTGGCTCGCCAGGCGCCCGTCGATTCGGCCCAGACGGCAGAAGGGTTTGACATTGCCGCCGTCGTGACCGTGACCGATGAAACGCCCTTCACCATTATTATCGACCAAGCATCCGGCGACAACCTGAAGGTGCGGGCCGCGGGCACGCTGAATACTGCTATAGACCCGGCGGGCACTATTACGCTCAGCGGCCGCTTAGACGTGACGGAGGGTAAGTACGCTATGTCGCTTTACGACTTGGCGTCGCGGGAATTCGAAATTGCCCAGGGTAGCTCCATTGTGTGGAGCGGCGACCCGTATAATGCACAAACCAATGTGACGGCCATATTCAATGTAAAAACGGCCCCCGCTGAGCTATTGGCCGGCCAGGGCGAAGCCGATGAGAGTTTGCAGACGATTGGCCGCAACCAGTTGCCCTTTGAGGTGCTGCTGAAAGTAAACGGCGACCTGCTCAAGCCCATTATCAGCTTCGATATCCAACTTCCCGAGGATACTCGTACCCAGCTGCGCCCTCAGATTGAAAACCGTCTGGCTCAGTTGCGCCAGCCCAGCCAATCCGACGAATTGAATAAGCAGGTGTTTTCGCTGCTGGTCCTAGAGCGCTTCTTGGCTGCCAATCCGTTCGAGTCGAGTGGGGGTAGTTTGGTGGCGGAGCAGTTGCGGGGTAGCGCCAGTCAGGTGCTTACTTCGCAGCTCAATAAGCTCACAGGTAGCTACTTATCTAATTTGGGCGTGGAGCTAGGCGTGAATTCACAGGCCGATTTCTCCTCGGGCTCCGAAAAAACGCGCACCGATCTGAACGTAGCCGTGCGCCGCCAGCTCTTCAACGACCGCGTGACGGTGCGCCTGGGTACTGATGTGCCGTTGGCCGGTGGCAACCAAGCTTCCAGCGGGCAGCAAAGCGTGAGCAATTTTGCCGGCGACGTGAGCATCGAATATGATATTCTGGCCAATGGCCGCCTGCGTCTGCGCGCTTATCGTAACAACGCCTACGGCGACATCGATGGGCAGTACGTGCGCAACGGGGCATCGCTCATCTTCCAACGCGACTACAAGACCCTGGCTGACTTATTTCAAGGCATCGACAAAGACGTAAAAGTAGAGCGCAAGCAAAACCGTAAACGCGAAAAGCAAGAAGAAAAAGCTGTTAAAGACACGGTGCAAACCGTAGCTACGCCCCGACGCGAAGCCGGACGCCTGGCGAGGCGCCAGACGACTTCGGGCCGGTAA
- a CDS encoding DUF4394 domain-containing protein encodes MSGLGNVLPETITGLPAGERLIGLDFRPATGQLYALSASSVLYTLNAATAAATPVAPLSIPIESNASIGFDFNPVADRIRIVTNTGQNLRVNPVDGVTIADTRLNPSEPGIQAAAYTNNVAGATGTELYVIGLDPMAYRPTQATLYRQTPPNDGTLVRINTVSLQSWSYGTLSFDIGAMSNRGYLISLHIGGTKFITFDFDRATGRILSQEFQEFNFREYQNLSYQMSGFTVGLGF; translated from the coding sequence GTGAGCGGACTCGGGAATGTGCTGCCAGAAACCATTACGGGTCTGCCGGCCGGGGAACGACTGATTGGCTTAGACTTCCGGCCTGCCACGGGGCAGCTATATGCTCTGAGCGCGAGCAGCGTCCTTTACACCTTGAACGCAGCTACGGCGGCAGCCACCCCGGTTGCGCCCTTGAGCATTCCGATTGAGAGTAACGCCAGCATTGGCTTCGATTTTAACCCCGTCGCGGACCGGATTCGCATAGTCACCAACACGGGCCAGAACTTGCGGGTGAATCCCGTGGATGGGGTGACAATCGCTGATACCCGTCTGAATCCGTCAGAACCCGGCATTCAGGCTGCCGCTTATACGAACAACGTGGCAGGGGCAACGGGAACGGAGTTGTATGTAATTGGCCTAGACCCGATGGCTTATCGGCCCACTCAGGCCACATTGTATCGGCAAACTCCACCCAATGACGGCACATTGGTGCGCATCAACACCGTTAGCCTGCAAAGTTGGAGCTACGGTACCCTATCGTTTGACATTGGCGCGATGAGCAACCGAGGATACCTGATTTCGCTACATATTGGGGGAACAAAGTTTATCACATTTGATTTTGATAGAGCGACGGGGCGAATCTTGTCACAGGAATTCCAGGAATTTAACTTCCGCGAATATCAAAACCTCAGCTATCAGATGAGTGGCTTTACCGTGGGCCTAGGATTTTAA
- a CDS encoding DUF4394 domain-containing protein, producing MLRTSSLAKWGVAALLVSSLSSCEDILEQYFPKPTPPPTIPTQPVAYSTYAIRRAGNTFENGLVIFNPLTRATTQQLPITGLSAASDRILGIDLRPATGQLYALVGTNNVPREPFTPDFISNGRLYTINPATGVATLVAPLSVPIGGRIGPFGFDFNPVVDRIRIVSETGQNLRVNPADGVAIEDGRINGNNATAQGAAYDNNVAGATSTNLYVLDLNRDKLGLLNPPNSGTVVDIGSLGVNETFWGFDIGGPSNTAYAVTVIAVSDAPLNFNITTHLFSINLTTGVATDLGELGFPVATREAVPVPTGFTLGAGF from the coding sequence ATGCTAAGAACCTCTTCCCTCGCCAAGTGGGGTGTGGCTGCTTTGCTTGTGTCTTCGCTCAGTAGCTGCGAAGATATTTTAGAGCAATACTTCCCCAAGCCCACCCCGCCGCCTACCATTCCGACCCAGCCCGTGGCGTACTCTACCTACGCAATTCGACGCGCCGGGAATACCTTTGAGAATGGATTGGTGATTTTCAATCCACTTACGCGCGCCACAACGCAGCAACTGCCCATTACGGGCTTGAGCGCGGCCAGCGATCGTATCCTGGGAATCGACCTGCGTCCTGCCACTGGTCAACTCTATGCCCTGGTGGGCACAAACAATGTTCCCAGGGAACCCTTTACTCCCGATTTTATCAGCAATGGCCGCCTGTATACTATCAATCCGGCTACTGGGGTTGCTACGCTCGTCGCGCCGCTCAGTGTGCCTATCGGAGGGCGCATCGGCCCGTTTGGGTTTGATTTTAACCCCGTCGTGGACCGGATTCGCATTGTGAGCGAAACAGGCCAGAACCTACGCGTGAACCCTGCCGATGGCGTAGCCATTGAAGATGGACGCATTAACGGGAATAACGCTACTGCTCAAGGCGCTGCCTACGATAATAACGTAGCGGGGGCCACTTCAACCAATTTGTATGTTTTGGACTTGAATCGGGATAAGCTGGGCCTCCTTAATCCACCGAATAGCGGAACAGTGGTGGATATTGGCTCCTTGGGGGTCAACGAAACGTTTTGGGGTTTTGATATTGGGGGACCTAGCAATACAGCCTACGCCGTCACGGTTATTGCGGTGTCGGACGCGCCACTCAATTTCAATATCACGACGCATTTATTTTCCATCAATTTGACGACAGGCGTGGCCACGGACTTAGGAGAACTTGGATTTCCCGTTGCGACACGGGAGGCTGTTCCTGTCCCCACAGGCTTTACGCTTGGAGCAGGATTCTAA
- a CDS encoding DUF748 domain-containing protein encodes MPTYVRRILYGILGLVAFIVLLVILVVVALQFPAAQDFAARKASGYLQDKIGTEVRIGKFRTDWRNAISLDDVYLEDQKGDTLLSVGHLGVNIDLWALTKSQINVKSVELNDGTVGITRTLPDSTFNFDYITAAFATGDTTTAPVDTASAGFQYNIGDARLTNIRLTYDDQVEGMAVKTRVGELAVNMDAVDVDASTYRIDQAVLRNTAINIVQSKNAPRTPPSASRWN; translated from the coding sequence TTGCCTACGTACGTTCGCCGCATCCTCTATGGTATCCTGGGGTTGGTGGCTTTTATTGTCCTACTGGTAATCCTGGTAGTGGTGGCTTTGCAGTTTCCGGCTGCGCAGGACTTTGCAGCCCGCAAAGCCAGCGGCTATCTGCAAGATAAGATTGGGACGGAAGTGCGGATCGGGAAATTTCGCACCGATTGGCGCAATGCCATTTCCCTCGATGATGTCTATCTGGAAGATCAGAAAGGGGATACACTGCTGTCGGTGGGGCACTTAGGTGTCAACATTGACTTGTGGGCCCTTACCAAATCACAGATCAATGTGAAGTCGGTAGAGCTAAACGATGGCACCGTAGGCATCACGCGCACCCTGCCCGATAGTACCTTCAACTTCGACTATATCACGGCAGCCTTTGCTACTGGCGACACTACTACCGCTCCGGTAGATACGGCCAGCGCGGGCTTTCAGTACAACATCGGCGATGCGCGCCTAACCAATATTCGCCTCACCTACGACGACCAAGTGGAAGGCATGGCCGTGAAGACGCGGGTAGGCGAGTTGGCCGTGAACATGGACGCCGTAGACGTGGATGCTTCCACCTACCGCATCGATCAAGCGGTGCTGCGCAACACTGCCATTAACATTGTACAGAGCAAAAATGCCCCCCGAACACCGCCGTCAGCGAGCCGCTGGAACTAG
- a CDS encoding 4-alpha-glucanotransferase produces MLEDYWRAPAEPDNELHTAAFTKALFRRGPHDASAPTQGTTSTTEIGSAGAIRFQLVAPRVAPQHQVCILGSDAALGAWDASRAVILSDRDYPIWTAQVALEQPGQNTQYKYAIRDALTGQIIHLETGDDRVILPPTPANTLRVRSDEGFRYPAGNWRGAGVALPVFSLRTKQGLGVGEFSDLKMLADWSTEAGLKLMQILPINDTTATHTWVDSYPYAAISVFALHPLYLHLEGIAELAKPADRKELARLREELNARDFVDYEPVMEAKWKFIKRLYQQEKATFLADPAFKAFWAEQNEWLVPYAAFSALRDRFGTADFQQWPAEFQTPQNLDQLTAPDQPDFDEFGLHFFTQFHLDKQLREAVEYARQRGVVLKGDLPIGIYRHSVDAWTQPELYHMDRQAGAPPDDFSVTGQNWRFPTYNWERMAEDNYQWWRNRLSHLARYFDVLRIDHILGFFRIWEIPGHSVEGLLGHFAPALPMHRHEIEQRLGWFDYGRLCEPYIRWHMLQHIFHAQAQAVFDEFMEDAGYGAIRLKDYVRTQRQIEALFDQRIAEDPNNAEHLRWLRTGLYKLVNEVLFVPADEPDFYHPRITVYLSTSFKELDDHNRHLINEIYNDFFFRRHEDFWRRQGLVKLPPVRYATDMLICGEDLGMVPASVPGVMRELGMLGLNIQRMPSDSEVEFGNPTHAPYLSVVSPGSHDMSTLRGWWEEDRDLTQRFFEDLLGHRGEIAPQYCEPWVAREIVVQHLHSPAMWAIFPLQDLLAMDTNLRRENPHDEQINVPSNPQHFWKYRLHLNLEELASQASFTQEVHELVDGSKRTQVY; encoded by the coding sequence GTGCTGGAGGATTACTGGCGCGCTCCCGCCGAGCCCGACAATGAGCTACACACGGCCGCCTTCACCAAAGCGCTGTTTCGGCGGGGGCCACACGACGCTTCTGCCCCAACTCAGGGCACCACATCCACTACAGAGATAGGGTCAGCGGGGGCCATCCGGTTTCAGCTGGTGGCGCCGCGGGTAGCCCCGCAGCATCAGGTCTGTATTCTGGGTTCCGATGCAGCATTGGGGGCTTGGGATGCTAGTCGGGCAGTTATTCTATCTGATCGGGACTATCCAATCTGGACGGCGCAGGTAGCCTTGGAGCAGCCCGGCCAGAACACCCAGTATAAGTATGCCATCCGCGACGCCCTAACCGGCCAGATCATTCATCTGGAAACCGGCGACGACCGGGTAATTTTGCCCCCCACGCCGGCTAATACGTTGCGGGTGCGGTCTGATGAAGGGTTTCGCTATCCGGCCGGCAATTGGCGCGGGGCCGGCGTGGCGCTGCCAGTTTTCTCCTTGCGCACGAAGCAGGGATTAGGCGTGGGCGAATTTTCGGACCTGAAGATGCTGGCCGACTGGTCGACGGAAGCAGGCCTGAAGCTGATGCAGATTCTACCCATCAACGACACCACCGCTACGCACACCTGGGTCGATTCGTACCCCTACGCGGCTATTTCGGTGTTTGCGCTGCATCCGCTGTATCTGCATCTGGAAGGTATTGCGGAGCTGGCCAAGCCTGCCGACCGCAAGGAGCTGGCCCGCCTGCGCGAGGAGCTGAACGCCCGCGACTTCGTGGACTACGAGCCCGTAATGGAGGCCAAGTGGAAGTTCATTAAGCGCTTATATCAGCAGGAAAAAGCCACTTTCCTCGCCGATCCTGCTTTTAAAGCGTTTTGGGCAGAGCAGAATGAATGGCTGGTGCCCTACGCTGCTTTCTCGGCCCTCCGCGACCGGTTTGGCACAGCCGACTTCCAGCAGTGGCCCGCCGAGTTTCAGACGCCCCAAAACCTCGACCAGCTTACGGCCCCCGACCAGCCCGATTTCGATGAGTTTGGTTTGCACTTCTTCACGCAGTTTCATCTTGATAAGCAGCTGCGCGAAGCCGTAGAATACGCCCGCCAGCGCGGTGTGGTGCTCAAGGGCGATTTGCCTATTGGCATTTATCGCCACTCCGTGGATGCCTGGACCCAGCCCGAACTCTATCATATGGACCGACAAGCCGGCGCTCCGCCAGACGACTTCTCGGTGACCGGTCAAAACTGGCGCTTCCCGACCTACAATTGGGAGCGCATGGCCGAGGACAACTATCAGTGGTGGCGCAACCGCCTGAGCCACTTGGCCCGCTACTTCGACGTGCTGCGCATCGACCATATTCTGGGCTTTTTCCGCATCTGGGAAATCCCGGGGCACTCGGTAGAAGGCCTATTAGGACACTTCGCGCCCGCTTTGCCGATGCATCGGCACGAGATTGAGCAGCGGCTGGGCTGGTTCGATTATGGGCGTTTGTGCGAGCCGTACATCCGCTGGCACATGCTCCAGCACATCTTCCACGCGCAGGCGCAGGCGGTGTTCGATGAGTTTATGGAAGATGCCGGCTATGGCGCTATTCGCCTTAAAGACTACGTGCGCACCCAGCGGCAGATAGAAGCCTTATTTGACCAGCGCATTGCCGAAGACCCAAACAACGCCGAGCACCTGCGCTGGTTGCGTACGGGGTTGTATAAGCTGGTGAACGAGGTACTGTTTGTGCCCGCCGACGAGCCCGACTTCTACCACCCGCGCATCACAGTGTACCTGAGCACGTCATTTAAGGAGCTGGACGATCATAACCGGCATCTGATTAACGAGATTTACAACGACTTTTTCTTCCGGCGCCATGAGGATTTCTGGCGGCGGCAGGGCTTGGTAAAATTGCCCCCCGTGCGCTACGCCACCGATATGCTTATTTGCGGCGAAGACTTAGGCATGGTCCCGGCTTCCGTACCCGGCGTTATGCGTGAGCTGGGTATGCTGGGCCTCAACATCCAGCGCATGCCCTCCGACTCCGAGGTAGAGTTTGGCAACCCGACTCATGCGCCATACTTGTCCGTTGTCAGCCCCGGCTCGCACGATATGAGCACGTTGCGCGGCTGGTGGGAAGAGGATCGTGACCTTACGCAGCGCTTCTTCGAAGACCTGCTCGGCCACCGCGGCGAAATTGCCCCCCAGTACTGCGAGCCTTGGGTAGCACGCGAGATAGTTGTGCAACACCTGCATTCGCCTGCCATGTGGGCCATTTTTCCCCTCCAGGATCTGCTGGCGATGGATACTAATCTGCGCCGCGAAAATCCGCACGATGAGCAAATTAACGTTCCGTCCAATCCCCAGCATTTCTGGAAATATCGCCTGCATCTGAATCTGGAAGAGCTAGCCTCACAGGCGAGCTTCACCCAAGAGGTGCACGAGTTGGTTGATGGCAGTAAGCGAACCCAAGTATATTAA